The proteins below come from a single Chelmon rostratus isolate fCheRos1 chromosome 12, fCheRos1.pri, whole genome shotgun sequence genomic window:
- the LOC121615634 gene encoding gap junction delta-4 protein-like, giving the protein MGVIDLLFITISHSVSFMGKTWWMLMLVLRLLVLLLAGFTLFSDEQERFICNTIQPGCSNVCFDAFAPVSVFRLWLFHLVLLCLPHALFATYVTHKVLSCSHSGGFYYDRSRGGSPFSLENSSSSREPSFHRAPLHDLQREQGAPRFYCAYFLVIILRILLEVVFGAGQFFLFGLSIPKSFLCYEAPCTSGVECYISRRTEKTLMLNFMLGVASLSVLLSLVDLVSSAKAMVRWRRKREMFMEEMSKGEQSSMFTTTTTEDSDALLSRSLSGSSKIGLKDEKHAAAAVPNGEPPHAKTNAGTVIKTGDDKRPESKDAKVDTSQSPTPMNTPVPTHFVLHSHLRPPLSPRPDRGPQPNPRAPTPMGAKKLGQYTPAGANSGQQSDSSESQDKRAWV; this is encoded by the exons ATGGGAGTGATAGATCTACTCTTCATCACTATCAGTCACAGCGTCTCCTTTATGG GTAAAACCTGGTGGATGCTGATGCTGGTTTTACGTCTGCTCGTCCTCCTGCTGGCCGGATTCACCCTCTTCAGTGACGAGCAGGAAAGATTCATCTGCAACACCATCCAGCCGGGCTGCTCGAACGTGTGCTTCGATGCGTTCGCTCCCGTGTCCGTCTTCCGCCTCTGGCTCTTCCACCTTGTTCTGCTCTGTCTTCCCCACGCGCTCTTTGCAACTTACGTCACGCACAAAGTTTTGTCGTGTTCCCACAGTGGAGGCTTCTACTACGACAGGAGCCGGGGTGGCTCACCTTTCAGCCTTGAGAACTCGAGCTCCTCAAGAGAACCGTCCTTCCACAGAGCTCCACTTCACGACCTCCAGCGTGAACAGGGGGCGCCACGCTTCTACTGCGCGTACTTCCTGGTTATTATTCTGCGGATCCTCCTAGAAGTGGTTTTCGGTGCAGGCcagttttttctctttggaTTGTCCATTCCTAAGAGCTTCCTGTGCTACGAGGCTCCCTGCACATCTGGGGTCGAATGCTACATCTCCAGGCGAACCGAGAAGACGCTAATGCTCAACTTCATGCTGGGTGTTGCCTCCTTGTCCGTTCTGCTAAGTTTGGTCGACCTGGTGAGCTCCGCGAAGGCGATggtgagatggaggaggaaaagggagatgTTCATGGAGGAGATGAGCAAAGGAGAGCAAAGCAGTATGTTTACGACGACGACGACTGAAGACAGCGATGCTCTTCTGAGCAGAAGCCTGAGTGGCAGCTCAAAGATTGGTCTCAAAGACGAAAAACACGCTGCTGCTGCGGTGCCAAATGGTGAACCTCCTCATGCAAAGACGAATGCTGGGACCGTAATAAAAACTGGTGACGACAAGAGGCCTGAAAGCAAAGATGCCAAAGTGGACACGTCTCAGTCGCCCACTCCCATGAACACTCCAGTACCAACTCACTTTGTCCTCCACAGCCACCTGAGACCTCCCCTGTCCCCTCGCCCTGACAGGGGACCACAACCAAACCCCAGAGCGCCAACACCTATGGGTGCCAAAAAGCTGGGCCAGTACACTCCAGCTGGGGCAAACTCAGGCcagcagtctgacagcagtgaaTCTCAAGACAAGAGGGCATGGGTGTGA